From Cellulomonas chengniuliangii, the proteins below share one genomic window:
- the qcrB gene encoding cytochrome bc1 complex cytochrome b subunit, which yields MSTTTPSRGARAASGTADYLDQRTGIGTAVKGFARKIFPDHWSFLLGEIALYSFVVLLISGVFLTMFFVPSMGETHYEGPWAAMDGVEMSQAFASTLRLSFEVRGGLLMRQIHHWAALLFMASIVTHMMRVFFTGAFRKPREVNWLVGFVLLILGLAAGFSGYSLPDDVLSGNGLRITDGVVKAIPIIGSYMSFFLFGGEFPGTDIIPRLFTVHILLVPGLILALIGLHLLFVVLHKHTQYPGPGRTDKNVVGYPLFPVYTAKAGGFFFVVFGVIALMAATMTINPVWNYGPYDPSPVSAGAQPDWYMLFLEGALRLMPGQTEYVIGGYTLSLNVLIPAMVVPGILFTAIAAYPFIEAAVTKDKREHHVLDRPRNAPFRTAFGVSFLTAFVVLVLAGSNDLIATQFRMSINDITWAFRVLLFVGPAFAFWVTKRICLSLQRKDRELVLHGHETGRIVRFAHGEYIEVHKPLDEYEQWLLVSYDSPRPLEIEPAEDSRGVRRKGYRKDLLKQRVSRIFFEDRVEPVTPAELAAAHSHGEHDTLAPAPDHDQITSEVGSSPASETDTETRNR from the coding sequence GTGAGCACCACCACTCCGTCCCGCGGAGCGCGGGCGGCGTCCGGGACCGCCGACTATCTCGACCAGCGGACCGGCATCGGCACGGCGGTCAAGGGCTTCGCGCGCAAGATCTTCCCCGACCACTGGTCGTTCCTGCTCGGTGAGATCGCGCTCTACAGCTTCGTCGTGCTGCTGATCTCCGGCGTTTTCCTCACGATGTTCTTCGTGCCGAGCATGGGCGAGACGCATTACGAGGGCCCCTGGGCCGCCATGGACGGCGTCGAGATGTCCCAGGCGTTCGCCTCGACGCTGCGGTTGTCCTTCGAGGTCCGCGGCGGGCTGCTCATGCGGCAGATCCACCACTGGGCGGCGCTGCTGTTCATGGCCTCGATCGTCACGCACATGATGCGCGTGTTCTTCACCGGCGCGTTCCGCAAGCCGCGTGAGGTCAACTGGCTCGTCGGCTTCGTGCTGCTGATCCTGGGCCTGGCCGCCGGGTTCTCCGGCTACTCGCTGCCGGATGACGTGCTCTCGGGCAACGGCCTGCGCATCACCGACGGCGTGGTCAAGGCCATCCCGATCATCGGCAGCTACATGTCGTTCTTCCTGTTCGGGGGCGAGTTCCCGGGGACCGACATCATCCCGCGCCTCTTCACGGTGCACATCCTGCTCGTGCCAGGGCTGATCCTCGCCCTCATCGGGCTGCACCTGCTGTTCGTCGTGCTGCACAAGCACACGCAGTACCCCGGCCCGGGCCGCACCGACAAGAACGTCGTCGGCTACCCGCTGTTCCCGGTGTACACCGCGAAGGCTGGCGGCTTCTTCTTCGTCGTGTTCGGCGTGATCGCGCTCATGGCGGCCACGATGACGATCAACCCGGTCTGGAACTACGGCCCTTACGACCCGTCACCGGTGTCCGCGGGAGCCCAGCCGGACTGGTACATGCTGTTCCTCGAGGGCGCCCTGCGCCTGATGCCGGGACAGACCGAGTACGTGATCGGCGGGTACACGCTCTCGCTCAACGTCCTCATCCCCGCGATGGTGGTCCCCGGCATCCTCTTCACGGCGATCGCGGCCTACCCCTTCATCGAGGCAGCGGTCACCAAGGACAAGCGCGAGCACCACGTGCTCGACCGCCCGCGCAACGCGCCGTTCCGCACCGCATTCGGCGTGTCGTTCCTGACCGCGTTCGTGGTGCTGGTGCTCGCCGGCTCGAACGACCTCATCGCGACGCAGTTCCGGATGTCGATCAACGACATCACCTGGGCGTTCCGGGTGCTGCTCTTCGTCGGACCGGCATTCGCCTTCTGGGTGACCAAGCGGATCTGCCTGAGCTTGCAGCGCAAGGACCGCGAGCTGGTGCTGCACGGCCACGAGACCGGGCGCATCGTGCGCTTCGCGCACGGGGAGTACATCGAGGTGCACAAGCCCCTCGACGAGTACGAGCAGTGGCTGCTGGTCAGCTACGACTCTCCGCGCCCACTCGAGATCGAGCCGGCCGAGGACTCGCGCGGCGTCCGCCGCAAGGGCTACCGCAAGGACCTGCTCAAGCAGCGCGTGTCGCGGATCTTCTTCGAGGACCGCGTTGAGCCGGTCACCCCGGCCGAGCTCGCGGCGGCGCACTCGCACGGCGAGCACGACACGCTGGCCCCGGCGCCAGATCACGACCAGATCACCTCCGAGGTCGGCTCCAGTCCGGCCTCTGAGACGGACACGGAGACGCGGAATCGCTGA
- a CDS encoding superoxide dismutase, which yields MADYTLPDLPYDYADLEPHISGRIMELHHDKHHAAYVAGANTALEKLAEARESGDLSSVNLHEKNLAFNLGGHVNHSAFWLNLSPNGGDRPTGDLAAAIDEFFGSFDAFQKHFAANAAGIQGSGWSILAWDSIGERLIIVQLYDQQSNIALGLVPIVLLDMWEHAFYLDYVNVKADYIKAWWNIVNWEDAAARFERARTQTAGLIVPR from the coding sequence ATGGCTGACTACACCCTTCCCGATCTGCCCTACGACTACGCGGATCTCGAGCCGCACATCTCCGGGCGCATCATGGAGCTGCACCACGACAAGCACCACGCCGCGTACGTGGCGGGGGCGAACACGGCGCTCGAGAAGCTGGCCGAGGCCCGCGAGTCCGGCGACCTCTCGTCGGTGAACCTGCACGAGAAGAACCTCGCCTTCAACCTGGGCGGGCACGTCAACCACTCCGCCTTCTGGTTGAACCTCTCCCCGAACGGCGGCGACCGCCCCACCGGCGACCTGGCCGCGGCGATCGACGAGTTCTTCGGCTCGTTCGACGCGTTCCAGAAGCACTTCGCGGCGAACGCCGCGGGCATCCAGGGCTCCGGCTGGTCGATCCTCGCGTGGGACTCGATCGGCGAGCGGCTGATCATCGTGCAGCTGTACGACCAGCAGAGCAACATCGCCCTCGGCCTCGTGCCGATCGTGCTGCTGGACATGTGGGAGCACGCGTTCTACCTCGACTACGTCAACGTCAAGGCCGACTACATCAAGGCGTGGTGGAACATCGTCAACTGGGAGGACGCCGCGGCTCGCTTCGAGCGCGCGCGCACCCAGACGGCCGGGCTGATCGTCCCGCGCTGA